In Antedon mediterranea chromosome 10, ecAntMedi1.1, whole genome shotgun sequence, one genomic interval encodes:
- the LOC140061266 gene encoding oligodendrocyte-myelin glycoprotein-like: protein MLKMDSTSLICCLLFLSVDLSIGIEVACSNDTNVNAVCECTEITVDCANRGLNEWPVGIPLDIIILYMNNNNLKEIDEDALSKLHKLGTINVNNNLLSKLPSLPKTIGNIHADKNLLTDISTVFNDLPFLRILSLTNNKITILRNTTFQGSTVITNLDLSSNDINIIEPFTFANNSELSALRILYNKKLQMLGENAFAFTNGRSVDILISPSVVELSTGTFKLSTGSSM, encoded by the exons ATGTTGAAAATGGACTCTACATCCTTGATATGCTGCCTGTTGTTTTTATCGGTGGATTTATCAATCGGTATTGAAGTTGCATGTAGTAATGATACTAATGTGAATGCAGTTTGTGAATGTACAGAAATAACCGTCGACTGTGCAAACCGTGGACTCAATGAATGGCCGGTTGGAATTCCATTAGACATAATCATTCT ttacaTGAACAATAATAACCTGAAGGAAATCGACGAAGATGCTTTGTCAAAGCTACATAAACTTGGCACCAT AAATGTTAATAACAATTTACTTAGTAAATTACCAAGCTTGCCGAAGACAATTGGTAATAT ACATGCAGACAAAAATTTGCTGACAGACATATCAACAGTTTTTAATGATCTTCCATTTCTTCGTATTTT AAGCCTGACCAACAACAAAATAACTATACTGAGAAATACCACATTTCAAGGATCCACCGTGATAACTAACTT agacCTGTCATCTAATGATATAAATATCATTGAACCTTTTACTTTTGCAAACAACAGCGAATTATCAGCTTT GCGAATTTTGTATAACAAGAAACTTCAAATGCTTGGTGAAAATGCGTTTGCATTTACAAATGGTCGATCTGTTGACAT